From Algoriphagus sp. NG3, the proteins below share one genomic window:
- a CDS encoding GNAT family N-acetyltransferase, producing the protein MENIEILPYSSELNPFFKSINQAWVEQYFSLEPFDIAQLDNPDDIVIKPGGTIIYAKLGEEIVGTVGLHKISDKEFELIKMGVSASAQGKGVGMVLAKAILAKAKEMGGKKVVLYTHSKLSAALKIYQKLGFRPAELEEGKYCRCDTKMELDL; encoded by the coding sequence ATGGAAAATATTGAGATTTTACCCTATTCGTCGGAACTGAACCCGTTTTTTAAATCAATTAACCAAGCATGGGTTGAGCAATACTTTTCCTTAGAACCCTTTGATATAGCACAGCTGGATAATCCCGATGACATTGTAATCAAGCCCGGGGGTACGATTATCTATGCCAAGCTAGGAGAAGAAATTGTAGGCACGGTGGGATTGCATAAAATTTCTGATAAAGAGTTTGAGTTGATAAAAATGGGAGTGAGTGCCAGTGCCCAAGGCAAAGGAGTGGGGATGGTTTTGGCAAAGGCAATTTTGGCAAAAGCCAAAGAAATGGGAGGGAAGAAAGTAGTGCTATATACGCATTCCAAACTTTCTGCAGCCTTAAAAATCTATCAAAAATTGGGGTTCAGGCCTGCTGAACTGGAGGAAGGAAAGTATTGCCGCTGCGATACCAAAATGGAGTTGGATCTCTGA
- a CDS encoding DUF6089 family protein, giving the protein MSKYIFILLFFSSTLAYSQSFYRFKFEEPWSFSASAGATQYFGELYSFWKYNEGIQPDWNANIAAHYTFGTHLRARMDFSYIKMSGSDPPSDPRAFRTPRNLNFRAQNWEATAMVEYYLFPVKLPNIHRSLWNPYIFAGLGMSTNNPQTKLDGQWVDLRPLQLENNPYERYIITFPMGLGLKYKINVYMDLFLEGNYRFTLTDYLDDISAYNISEFYLDLVDDYVTGNNPDRLRLAVRNPGFMDDNGLPDVEKILNNRGRIRRGSGLDHRYDGYMTVNLGVEIYLSPDIWDNFFFRNRVNEKAFRFW; this is encoded by the coding sequence ATGAGCAAATACATCTTTATACTTTTATTTTTTTCAAGCACCCTAGCCTACTCCCAGAGTTTCTACAGATTTAAATTTGAGGAGCCCTGGTCTTTTTCTGCCAGTGCCGGAGCTACGCAATATTTTGGGGAACTGTACTCTTTTTGGAAATACAATGAAGGCATACAGCCTGACTGGAATGCAAATATTGCCGCCCATTATACCTTTGGCACCCATCTGCGCGCCAGAATGGATTTCTCTTACATCAAAATGTCCGGTTCAGATCCCCCTTCTGACCCAAGAGCCTTCCGAACCCCCAGAAATCTGAATTTCAGAGCGCAGAACTGGGAAGCAACGGCCATGGTAGAGTACTACCTATTTCCTGTTAAACTCCCAAACATTCACCGTTCTCTATGGAATCCATACATCTTTGCCGGACTTGGAATGTCTACCAACAATCCCCAAACCAAACTTGATGGCCAATGGGTAGATCTACGTCCCCTGCAGTTGGAGAACAACCCCTATGAACGCTATATTATCACATTTCCTATGGGGCTGGGGCTGAAATACAAGATCAATGTCTATATGGATCTATTTCTGGAAGGTAACTACAGGTTCACACTTACCGATTATCTGGATGATATTTCAGCTTACAATATCAGTGAATTCTACCTGGATCTAGTGGATGATTATGTGACGGGGAACAACCCTGATCGCCTGAGGCTGGCGGTAAGAAACCCAGGATTCATGGATGATAATGGGCTACCGGATGTAGAAAAGATCCTGAATAACAGAGGAAGAATCCGTAGAGGATCAGGTCTGGATCATCGCTACGATGGGTATATGACAGTGAATCTGGGAGTGGAAATATATCTGTCCCCGGATATCTGGGACAACTTCTTCTTCCGTAACCGTGTGAATGAAAAAGCGTTCCGATTCTGGTAA